ACCGCCGGAGAACTCATGGGGATAGCGGTTGATCAGGTTAGGCAGCAGGCCGACCTTCATCATCATCGCTTTGACGCGGTCTTTCACTTCCTGACGCGGCATCTTCGGATGGTAGGTGCGTAGCGGCTCGGCGATGATTTCACCGATGGTCATACGCGGGTTCAGCGAGGCCAGCGGATCCTGGAAAATCATCTGGATATCGCTGCGTACGGCGCGCCACTCATCCGGTTTCATGCCCAGCAGATCGCGCCCCAGCCAGGCCACTTTCCCGTCGGTCGCTTTCACCAGGCCAATAATCGCGCGCGCGAAGGTTGATTTGCCGCAGCCGGATTCACCGACCACGCCAAGGGTTTCGCCTTCATAGAGGCGCAGCGTTACGCCATCGACCGCTTTCAGGGTTTTCGGCGGCTGCCAGAACCACTGTCTGCCATCTTTAATATCGAAATGCACCTTCAGATCGGCGATTTCGAGCAGCACTTTTCTCTCTTCGGTTACGGCGTTCATACTAACTCCTCCACCGGCTTAAAGCAGGCGCGCAGACGGCCCGGCGCAAACTCTTCCAGCGGCGGCGCGTTATGACAGATCTCCATCGCGTGCGGACAGCGCGGCTGGAACGGGCAGCCTTTCGGCAGACGCAGCAGGTTTGGCGGGTTGCCCGGAATGGTCAGCATCGCTTCGCCATCGGCATCCAGACGTGGCACCGCATGCAGCAGGCCGATAGAGTACGGGTGCGACGGCTGATAGAAGACATCGCGCGCTTTGCCATACTCCATGGTTCGACCGGCATACATCACCAGCACTTTATCGCAGATGCCCGCCACTACGCCGAGGTCATGAGTGATCATGATAATCGCGGTGTTGAATTCGCGCTTCAGCTCATTGAGCAGCGTCATAATCTGCGCCTGTACGGTAACGTCTAGCGCGGTGGTCGGTTCGTCGGCAATCAGCAGCTTTGGCCTGCACATCAGCGCCATGGCGATCATTACGCGCTGACGCATCCCGCCGGAGAACTCATGCGGGTACATGCGCATGCGCTTACGCGCTTCCGGCATTTTGACCGCGTCGAGCATTTTTACCGACTCCTCAAACGCTTCGGCTTTGTTCATGCCTTTGTGCAGCATCAACACTTCCATCAGCTGTTCGCCAACGCGCATGTACGGGTTCAGCGAGGTCATCGGATCCTGGAAAATCATCGAGATCTGCTCGGCGCGCAGTTTGTTCAGCGCATGTTCCGGCAGATTCAGGATCTCTTTGCCGTTGAACAGCGCCGAGCCACCAATACGCCCGTTGGAAGCCAGCAGCCCCATCAGCG
This Kosakonia cowanii JCM 10956 = DSM 18146 DNA region includes the following protein-coding sequences:
- the oppF gene encoding murein tripeptide/oligopeptide ABC transporter ATP-binding protein OppF, coding for MNAVTEERKVLLEIADLKVHFDIKDGRQWFWQPPKTLKAVDGVTLRLYEGETLGVVGESGCGKSTFARAIIGLVKATDGKVAWLGRDLLGMKPDEWRAVRSDIQMIFQDPLASLNPRMTIGEIIAEPLRTYHPKMPRQEVKDRVKAMMMKVGLLPNLINRYPHEFSGGQCQRIGIARALILEPKLIICDEPVSALDVSIQAQVVNLLQQLQREMGLSLIFIAHDLAVVKHISDRVLVMYLGHAVELGTYDEVYQNPLHPYTKALMSAVPVPDPDVEKNKTIQLLEGDLPSPINPPSGCVFRTRCPIAGPECAKTRPVLEGSFRHAVSCLKVDPL
- a CDS encoding ABC transporter ATP-binding protein, with the protein product MSMTETVVASTTRQQTDLLLDVKDLRVTFGTPDGDVTAVNDLNFSLRAGETLGIVGESGSGKSQTAFALMGLLASNGRIGGSALFNGKEILNLPEHALNKLRAEQISMIFQDPMTSLNPYMRVGEQLMEVLMLHKGMNKAEAFEESVKMLDAVKMPEARKRMRMYPHEFSGGMRQRVMIAMALMCRPKLLIADEPTTALDVTVQAQIMTLLNELKREFNTAIIMITHDLGVVAGICDKVLVMYAGRTMEYGKARDVFYQPSHPYSIGLLHAVPRLDADGEAMLTIPGNPPNLLRLPKGCPFQPRCPHAMEICHNAPPLEEFAPGRLRACFKPVEELV